A region from the Marinobacter bohaiensis genome encodes:
- a CDS encoding SAM-dependent methyltransferase, with amino-acid sequence MAYQNTQTGHESASEPRQENALSIPLEAYQTRRASYFWERKLLQKLLEFAGSPPIQCELWDGSQVRLDNTSPRFTLGLTDPKALYHLVSNPNLSFGDLYSAGRLTVSGDLTELLDTLYQATRQAESSWPAWLEKLWANHAPRSTDMGDARQNIHHHYDLGNDFYRLWLDTAEMQYTCAYFESADNTLEQAQLAKLEHVCRKLQLKPGMTVVEAGCGWGGLARYMARNYGVNVHAYNISKEQLAFAREEAKRQGLDQQIDYVEDDYRNISGQYDAFVSVGMLEHVGTSHYDDMATVIKRSLKPDGLALLHSIGRNSPRKMNAWIEKRIFPGAYPPSIGEFVGICERGNFSVLDVENLRLHYAQTLEHWKDRFEAHVDEVTDMYDENFTRAWRLYLAGSISAFRTSSLQLFQVVFSHADNNSVPRNRKHLYASSAAPESV; translated from the coding sequence ATGGCGTATCAGAACACCCAGACCGGCCACGAGTCGGCCAGCGAGCCGCGACAGGAGAACGCCCTGTCCATCCCGCTGGAAGCCTACCAGACCCGTCGCGCATCCTACTTCTGGGAGCGCAAACTGTTGCAGAAGCTGCTTGAGTTCGCCGGCAGCCCACCGATCCAGTGCGAACTCTGGGACGGGTCGCAGGTGCGGCTCGACAACACCTCGCCACGCTTTACCCTGGGCCTGACCGACCCCAAGGCACTCTATCATCTCGTTTCCAACCCCAACCTGTCGTTCGGCGATCTCTACAGCGCCGGCCGGCTGACCGTCTCCGGCGACCTGACCGAGCTGCTGGACACGCTCTACCAGGCCACCCGCCAGGCCGAGTCCAGCTGGCCCGCCTGGCTGGAGAAGCTCTGGGCCAACCACGCGCCCCGTTCCACCGATATGGGCGATGCGCGCCAGAACATCCACCACCATTACGACCTGGGCAACGACTTCTACCGCCTGTGGCTGGATACGGCAGAGATGCAGTACACCTGCGCCTATTTCGAGAGCGCCGACAACACGCTCGAACAGGCGCAACTGGCCAAGCTGGAACACGTCTGCCGCAAGCTCCAGCTCAAGCCGGGCATGACCGTGGTGGAAGCCGGTTGCGGCTGGGGCGGGCTGGCCCGCTACATGGCGCGGAACTATGGCGTGAACGTGCACGCCTACAACATCTCGAAGGAACAGCTGGCGTTCGCCCGCGAGGAAGCAAAACGCCAGGGCCTGGACCAGCAGATCGACTACGTGGAGGACGACTACCGCAACATCAGCGGCCAGTACGACGCCTTCGTCTCGGTGGGCATGCTGGAACATGTGGGCACCAGCCACTACGACGACATGGCCACGGTGATCAAACGCTCCCTGAAACCCGATGGCCTGGCCCTGCTGCACAGCATCGGCCGCAACTCGCCACGCAAGATGAACGCCTGGATCGAGAAACGCATCTTTCCCGGCGCCTACCCGCCCAGCATCGGCGAGTTCGTCGGCATCTGCGAGCGGGGCAATTTCTCGGTGCTGGATGTGGAGAACCTGCGCCTGCACTACGCCCAGACCCTGGAACACTGGAAGGACCGCTTCGAGGCCCACGTCGACGAGGTGACCGACATGTACGACGAGAACTTCACCCGTGCCTGGCGGCTGTATCTGGCCGGTTCGATCTCGGCGTTCCGCACCAGCTCATTGCAGCTGTTCCAGGTGGTATTCAGCCACGCGGACAACAACAGCGTGCCGCGTAACCGCAAGCACCTCTACGCATCCTCGGCTGCACCGGAGTCCGTCTGA
- a CDS encoding TonB-dependent hemoglobin/transferrin/lactoferrin family receptor — MKRSKPFDFSLSSQTLIPLAFTTLMGSSPMIYAATNGSDTDDGDTSTIELPQIQVTADGARSATEKTAREEGSVSDVSAEDLDDTVSYSVDDIFRYDPSVLTTDNGRFGLSGFNVRGLDENRISIQFDGLEAAEAYGPTSSYLNSGRLSTDIESLAGVSVIKGGNAQSGAGFSTVSMQLASPENFLEGEGDDAYASVKGGYRSDNNGFFETATVAGRRGDYEAMLIVTNRNADNTENYFGDGEGDTTIGDERTEPNPGDVDNYNVLMKLQKRTDSGRIGVVAEKYKATSELRLYSEESASGFVTYDDYTTDDSLTRYRLGLYQEAELDTVLFDNLHWQLDWQDTETVNRSEMVYSGYNRLVDRDYTQTTYQLKTDFSKDLTFGVPQQIAYGLTLKQDDYDSLQKDINQDSDTVSESRFSPKGKATRIGLYLQDRLSLADNRGSLTPAVRFDSYDYDLDSDGLTSLDYDGASGEAVTGQIGGTWDFTPNLQLFGKTGLGFRAPSYDELYYDYDGGRGYRFVANPDLDDEHSKFVELGLRAQGRYGNAELTGFYTDYDDFIQSSVSVSVDPANYPYGEYTTENVDRAIIRGVEFKGTLDLNDAVGLADGWYSRTAAAYIEGKNLEDGTALESIPPIQAVLALGFEDPDNVWGAEVAGTFVNHVSDYDAGDGQFAPSAYQLYDLTAHVTPLDGLTLRGGVFNLTDKKYWVWDDVRGIASSTATANRLSEPGRNFGVSAEYVF; from the coding sequence ATGAAGCGAAGTAAGCCGTTTGATTTCTCCCTGTCCAGCCAGACCCTCATTCCCCTGGCGTTCACCACCCTGATGGGCTCCAGCCCGATGATCTACGCCGCCACCAACGGCTCCGACACCGACGATGGCGACACCTCGACCATCGAGCTGCCCCAGATCCAGGTCACCGCCGACGGCGCCCGCAGCGCCACCGAGAAGACCGCACGGGAGGAAGGTTCGGTCTCCGACGTCAGCGCCGAGGACCTGGACGACACCGTGTCCTATTCGGTGGATGACATCTTCCGCTACGACCCGAGCGTGCTGACCACGGATAACGGCCGCTTCGGCCTGTCCGGCTTCAACGTGCGCGGTCTCGATGAAAACCGCATATCGATCCAGTTCGACGGCCTGGAAGCCGCCGAGGCCTATGGCCCGACGTCCAGCTACCTGAACAGCGGCCGACTCAGTACCGACATCGAGTCCCTCGCCGGGGTGTCTGTCATCAAGGGCGGCAACGCCCAGAGCGGCGCCGGATTCAGCACCGTTTCGATGCAGCTGGCCTCGCCCGAGAACTTCCTGGAAGGGGAAGGCGACGACGCCTACGCCAGCGTCAAAGGCGGTTACCGCAGCGACAACAACGGCTTCTTCGAGACCGCCACCGTTGCCGGCCGGCGCGGCGATTACGAAGCCATGCTGATCGTCACCAACCGCAACGCCGACAACACGGAGAACTACTTCGGCGACGGCGAGGGGGACACCACCATCGGCGACGAGCGCACCGAACCCAACCCGGGCGACGTGGATAACTACAACGTCCTGATGAAGCTGCAGAAGCGGACCGACAGCGGCCGCATCGGGGTGGTGGCCGAAAAGTACAAGGCCACCTCCGAGCTGCGCCTCTACTCGGAGGAAAGCGCCAGCGGCTTCGTGACCTACGACGATTACACCACCGACGACTCCCTCACCCGCTACCGCCTGGGCCTGTACCAGGAGGCCGAACTGGACACCGTCCTGTTCGACAACCTGCACTGGCAGCTGGACTGGCAGGACACCGAGACCGTCAACCGCAGCGAGATGGTCTACTCCGGCTATAACCGGCTGGTGGATCGCGATTACACCCAGACCACCTACCAGCTCAAGACAGACTTCAGCAAAGACCTCACCTTCGGTGTGCCGCAGCAGATCGCCTACGGCCTGACGCTCAAGCAGGACGATTACGACAGCCTGCAGAAGGACATCAACCAGGACAGCGACACTGTGTCCGAAAGCCGCTTCTCGCCGAAAGGTAAAGCCACCCGCATCGGCCTCTACCTGCAGGATCGCCTGAGCCTAGCGGACAACCGCGGCTCCCTGACACCGGCGGTACGCTTCGACAGCTACGACTATGACCTGGACAGCGACGGCCTGACATCGCTGGACTATGACGGCGCCAGCGGCGAGGCAGTCACCGGCCAGATCGGCGGCACCTGGGACTTCACGCCCAACCTGCAGCTGTTCGGCAAGACCGGCCTGGGCTTCCGCGCGCCCTCCTACGACGAGCTCTACTACGACTACGACGGTGGCCGCGGCTACCGCTTCGTCGCCAACCCGGACCTGGACGACGAACACAGCAAGTTCGTCGAACTCGGCCTGCGTGCCCAGGGCCGCTACGGCAACGCCGAGCTGACCGGCTTCTACACCGACTACGACGACTTCATCCAGAGTTCCGTCTCCGTCAGCGTCGACCCGGCCAACTACCCGTACGGCGAATACACCACCGAGAACGTCGACCGCGCCATCATCCGCGGCGTCGAGTTCAAGGGCACGCTGGACCTGAACGACGCCGTCGGCCTGGCGGATGGCTGGTACTCCCGCACGGCGGCAGCCTACATCGAAGGCAAGAACCTGGAGGACGGCACCGCCCTGGAATCCATTCCGCCTATCCAGGCCGTGCTGGCGCTGGGCTTCGAGGATCCCGACAACGTCTGGGGCGCCGAGGTGGCCGGCACCTTCGTCAATCACGTCAGCGACTACGACGCCGGCGACGGCCAGTTTGCACCGTCCGCCTACCAGCTGTACGACCTGACCGCCCACGTCACGCCGCTCGACGGCCTGACCCTCCGCGGTGGCGTGTTCAACCTGACCGACAAGAAGTACTGGGTCTGGGACGACGTGCGCGGCATTGCCTCCAGCACCGCTACGGCCAATCGCCTGTCGGAGCCGGGACGCAACTTCGGCGTCAGCGCGGAGTATGTGTTCTGA
- a CDS encoding DUF2061 domain-containing protein: protein MGVLKLFFHNHGAEGDHSLTKTITFACTHFTVAFTVAYVLTGDIIIGSLIAMVEPAINTVAYFFHEKLWNRRSQRNHGADSGRNDRPGDLCRGCPMTQMSSITAA from the coding sequence ATGGGTGTACTTAAGCTGTTTTTCCATAACCACGGCGCGGAGGGTGATCACTCCCTGACCAAGACGATCACCTTTGCCTGTACTCACTTTACCGTCGCTTTCACCGTGGCCTACGTGCTGACGGGCGACATCATCATCGGCAGCCTGATTGCCATGGTTGAGCCAGCCATCAACACGGTGGCCTACTTCTTCCACGAGAAGCTGTGGAACCGTCGCTCCCAGAGGAACCATGGCGCTGACAGCGGCCGCAACGACCGGCCGGGTGATCTCTGCCGGGGTTGTCCGATGACCCAGATGTCGAGCATCACCGCGGCGTAA
- a CDS encoding NADPH-dependent FMN reductase, which produces MAQPVKLLFMAGSTRTGSFNAQLAEAAARTAETRDGVSVTRINLAHYEMPIYNGDLEAEKGLPQAARDLKQVFRDHHGFCIAAPEYNSTLTPLLVNTLHWISRPESSDEPGLAAFKGKVAGLLSASPGGFGGMRGLVPLRMMLGNIGVQVIPTQMAVPQANQVFDGNGEFKGDNWQPMLDGVIDELVATAGAVGQAGR; this is translated from the coding sequence ATGGCCCAACCCGTCAAGCTGTTGTTCATGGCTGGCAGCACCCGCACCGGATCTTTCAACGCGCAACTGGCCGAAGCCGCCGCCCGCACGGCGGAGACGCGCGACGGCGTCAGCGTCACCCGCATCAACCTCGCCCACTACGAGATGCCCATCTATAACGGCGATCTGGAAGCGGAAAAAGGGCTGCCCCAGGCGGCGCGTGACCTGAAGCAAGTGTTCCGCGACCACCACGGCTTCTGCATCGCCGCGCCGGAATACAACAGCACCCTCACGCCGCTGCTGGTCAACACCCTGCACTGGATCAGTCGCCCGGAATCCAGCGACGAGCCCGGTCTGGCGGCCTTCAAGGGCAAGGTGGCGGGGCTGCTGTCCGCGTCCCCCGGCGGTTTTGGCGGCATGCGTGGCCTCGTGCCCCTGCGCATGATGCTGGGCAACATCGGCGTGCAGGTGATTCCCACGCAAATGGCCGTGCCCCAGGCCAACCAGGTATTCGACGGCAACGGCGAGTTCAAGGGCGACAACTGGCAACCGATGCTGGATGGCGTGATCGACGAGCTGGTGGCCACGGCGGGCGCGGTGGGCCAGGCGGGCCGCTGA
- a CDS encoding integron integrase produces the protein MAQREPRLREQVRRVMRLGRYSIRTEKSYWYWIRYFIRFQNLTHPRQLGAPDVRDFLTWLAVERNVAAATQDQALNALVFLYSKVLEAPLGDIGDATRSKRPPRLPTVLTHDEAMRLIQQLSSPYDVMASLMYGAGLRVTEAARLRVKDIDQARRVITVRDGKGGKDRTTLLPEALASRLAAHIERIAFSWRGRDRHITAPVTLPFALRRKYPGADTSLEWQWLFPSQGLCADDTGRAVRHHIHVSSVQKAVRNAAADAGIHKPTGCHTLRHTFATELLRRGSDIRTVQSLLGHANVRTTQIYTHVLGEGFAGVNSPLG, from the coding sequence ATGGCGCAACGGGAACCCCGCCTCAGGGAGCAGGTCCGCCGGGTGATGCGGTTGGGCCGGTACAGTATTCGGACGGAGAAATCCTACTGGTACTGGATTCGCTATTTCATCCGCTTCCAGAACCTGACCCATCCTCGCCAATTGGGCGCGCCCGATGTCAGGGACTTTCTGACCTGGCTGGCGGTGGAGCGGAATGTCGCGGCGGCGACGCAGGATCAGGCGTTGAACGCCCTCGTTTTCCTTTACAGCAAGGTGCTGGAGGCGCCACTGGGGGATATCGGTGACGCCACCCGCTCGAAACGGCCGCCCAGACTCCCCACGGTGCTCACCCACGATGAGGCCATGCGGCTGATTCAGCAGTTGTCATCGCCGTATGACGTGATGGCGTCTTTGATGTACGGCGCCGGCCTGAGGGTGACCGAAGCCGCCCGCCTGCGCGTGAAGGATATCGACCAGGCCCGGCGGGTCATTACGGTTCGCGATGGCAAGGGCGGGAAAGACCGCACGACCCTGTTGCCCGAGGCGCTGGCAAGCCGACTGGCCGCCCACATCGAGCGCATCGCCTTTTCCTGGCGCGGGCGGGACCGGCACATAACCGCACCCGTCACCCTGCCCTTTGCCCTGCGCCGCAAATACCCGGGCGCGGACACGTCGCTCGAATGGCAGTGGCTGTTTCCGTCCCAAGGGTTGTGCGCGGACGATACCGGGCGCGCCGTGCGTCACCACATCCATGTCTCCAGCGTGCAGAAAGCGGTCCGCAACGCGGCTGCAGACGCGGGGATTCACAAGCCGACCGGCTGCCACACGCTGCGCCACACGTTCGCGACGGAGCTGCTACGGCGCGGCAGCGATATCCGGACGGTCCAGTCGCTGCTGGGCCATGCGAACGTGCGCACCACCCAGATCTATACCCATGTGCTGGGCGAAGGCTTTGCGGGGGTGAACAGCCCGCTGGGCTGA
- a CDS encoding NAD(P)/FAD-dependent oxidoreductase encodes MEHYDLIIVGGGPAGSTLAWALRNSGKRILLMDKADFPRDKTCAGWVTPAVVESLGIDLDDYRQANTLQPINRFRIGMMGQPAVDNDHGDEPVSYGIRRCEFDTYLLDRVTADKALKTPVKSIVRDEGNWIINDTYRAPLVVGAGGHFCPVARQLGDGPGGHETVVAAKEVEFEMTDAQAQTCRARGDQPELWFCRDLKGYAWVFRKDNYLNIGLGREDNHKLTDHLEAFVQDMKDQGRIPEDLPGRFKGHAYLLYAHAERPLVDDGILLIGDAAGLAYTQSGEGIRPAIESALLAAETIRRAPDMHAQSLQRYGDAIADRFGRRALSENDGWQLPGWVKSTVASGLMRSHWFTRKVVTEKWFLHQDVPALKVAV; translated from the coding sequence ATGGAACACTACGACCTGATCATCGTCGGCGGCGGCCCGGCCGGCTCCACCCTGGCCTGGGCCCTGCGCAACAGCGGCAAGCGCATCCTGCTGATGGACAAGGCCGACTTCCCCCGGGACAAGACCTGCGCCGGCTGGGTGACGCCTGCCGTGGTGGAAAGCCTGGGCATCGACCTGGACGACTACCGCCAGGCCAACACCCTGCAACCGATCAACCGTTTCCGCATCGGCATGATGGGCCAGCCGGCGGTGGACAACGACCACGGTGACGAGCCGGTGAGCTATGGCATCCGCCGCTGCGAGTTCGACACCTACCTGCTGGACCGCGTGACCGCCGACAAGGCGCTGAAGACGCCCGTGAAGTCCATCGTGCGCGACGAGGGCAACTGGATCATCAACGACACCTACCGGGCCCCGCTGGTGGTGGGCGCCGGCGGACACTTCTGCCCGGTGGCGCGCCAGCTCGGCGACGGCCCCGGCGGGCACGAAACCGTGGTCGCCGCCAAGGAAGTGGAATTCGAGATGACCGACGCCCAGGCGCAGACCTGCCGCGCCCGGGGCGACCAGCCGGAACTCTGGTTCTGCCGGGACCTCAAGGGCTACGCCTGGGTGTTCCGCAAGGACAACTACCTGAACATCGGTCTGGGCCGGGAGGACAACCACAAGCTCACCGACCACCTGGAAGCCTTCGTGCAGGACATGAAGGACCAGGGGCGCATCCCCGAGGATCTGCCCGGCCGCTTCAAGGGCCACGCCTACCTGCTCTACGCCCACGCCGAGCGGCCGCTGGTGGACGACGGCATCCTGCTGATCGGCGATGCCGCCGGACTGGCCTACACGCAAAGCGGCGAAGGCATCCGCCCGGCCATCGAATCCGCGCTGCTGGCCGCCGAAACCATCCGCCGCGCGCCGGACATGCACGCCCAGAGCCTGCAGCGCTACGGCGACGCCATCGCCGACCGTTTCGGCCGCCGCGCCCTGTCCGAGAACGACGGCTGGCAGCTGCCGGGCTGGGTCAAATCCACCGTCGCCAGCGGCCTGATGCGCTCCCACTGGTTCACCCGCAAGGTGGTAACCGAGAAGTGGTTCCTGCACCAGGATGTGCCGGCGTTGAAGGTGGCGGTTTGA
- a CDS encoding Dps family protein — translation MSTNLIGLDTGKTEQLAKDLNDLLANYQIFYMNVRGYHWNIKGDNFFELHAKFEELYDDLLQKVDEVAERILTLGHRPAHAYSAYIDRSGVNESQNVSDGKTAVGQIVESFAKLIGKQREILATAGDAEDEGTVSLMSDYISQQEKTVWMYRSYLGE, via the coding sequence ATGAGCACGAACCTGATTGGATTGGATACCGGAAAAACCGAGCAACTGGCCAAGGATCTGAACGACCTGCTGGCCAACTACCAGATCTTCTACATGAACGTTCGCGGCTACCACTGGAACATCAAGGGCGACAACTTCTTCGAGCTGCACGCCAAGTTCGAGGAGCTGTACGACGACCTGCTGCAGAAAGTGGACGAAGTCGCCGAGCGTATTCTGACCCTGGGCCATCGCCCCGCGCACGCTTACAGCGCCTACATCGATCGCTCCGGGGTGAACGAGAGCCAGAACGTCAGCGACGGCAAAACCGCCGTTGGCCAGATCGTGGAAAGCTTCGCCAAACTGATCGGCAAGCAGCGTGAAATCCTCGCCACGGCCGGCGATGCCGAGGACGAAGGCACCGTTTCGCTGATGAGCGACTACATCTCCCAGCAGGAGAAAACGGTCTGGATGTACCGCAGCTACCTGGGCGAATAA
- a CDS encoding type I restriction enzyme HsdR N-terminal domain-containing protein yields MKFEKAFNPIEDFDFEALEDSDFREDSVREEIISPIIKAVGYSTARPFKIIRSKPLKHPFVSVGSARKKITCIPDYLFEVNGEFAWVLEAKGPNENILEGKHVEQAYSYAIHSEIRVPLFALCNGREFALYHISKGEPILHFDMRSLAKYFDNLKKYVSPENVTKADFKLAKDFGLHLKRLGFHEFESLIFPNVPVGFIAQLDPDLFTTGSGIKSEEGDSYVMTFDFGEEILKQLKGKIPDQAIEMLLKREDGHRKNVQFSDGNFHVNIDCRVGHELQENSDEIFLPFIINRVL; encoded by the coding sequence TTGAAATTCGAGAAAGCCTTTAATCCTATTGAAGACTTTGATTTTGAGGCTCTAGAAGACTCTGATTTCAGAGAGGATTCGGTGAGGGAAGAAATTATCTCTCCCATCATAAAAGCTGTGGGTTACAGCACAGCGAGGCCTTTCAAGATAATTCGAAGCAAGCCTCTAAAGCACCCCTTCGTTTCAGTTGGTAGCGCCAGAAAGAAAATTACGTGCATCCCGGACTACCTATTCGAAGTGAATGGAGAGTTTGCCTGGGTTCTCGAAGCTAAAGGGCCAAACGAGAATATTCTCGAGGGAAAGCATGTGGAGCAAGCGTACTCATATGCCATTCACAGTGAGATTCGAGTACCGCTATTTGCGCTATGCAACGGAAGAGAATTCGCTCTTTACCACATCAGCAAGGGCGAGCCGATTCTACATTTCGATATGAGGTCATTAGCCAAATACTTTGACAACCTGAAAAAATATGTTTCTCCAGAGAATGTTACTAAAGCGGACTTTAAGCTGGCTAAAGACTTTGGCCTACACCTGAAGCGGCTTGGATTTCATGAATTTGAGAGTTTAATTTTTCCCAATGTGCCCGTTGGGTTTATTGCACAGCTAGATCCAGACCTATTTACAACAGGTTCAGGAATAAAATCCGAAGAGGGTGATAGTTATGTAATGACATTTGACTTCGGTGAAGAAATACTCAAACAGTTGAAAGGAAAGATTCCTGACCAAGCAATCGAAATGTTGCTTAAGCGCGAAGACGGCCATAGAAAGAATGTTCAATTTTCTGACGGAAATTTCCACGTTAATATTGACTGCCGCGTAGGCCATGAATTACAAGAAAATTCTGATGAAATATTCTTGCCATTCATCATCAATCGAGTACTTTAG
- a CDS encoding choice-of-anchor I family protein, with the protein MLKDPLFKESLFKKTALTSLILAATLGLTACNDDDDDDSADPETRISIALEQTGRYTDDGNGFDEGSAEIVAYDKDSTTLFVINAEANRVDVLNVQDPTNPEKTGEIDALDQWASAGGINSIAYANGLIAIAVENDTATDVGRVQIYNASDLNFRGQTDVGSLPDMVTFSHDGTQVLLANEGEPSDDYSIDPEGSVSIVDVTDPDNPVAQTVGFSDFNAGGSRAAELPDGVRVFGNYGRTPLTLAADPDPDADPATLEVNQDISGVSVNDWLTLASEEGDPLPYQVAAVDSANGILTLTTDFDGDSEIADTLAEAGAAGLAVYLHDGASSVAQDLEPEYIAVSPDGTQAWVTLQENNAVAIINIDSASVETIVALGTKDFNEDGNGLDPSDKDDGANIANWPVRGMYMPDTIASIEIGGEAYYFTANEGDSREYDGFVEELRFEDAPREGDLSDTAFGDETQLGRLATSLTSDTDGNGVLDTPEIYGARSFSIWNAEGGLVADSGSDFETITFEQLGEDFNSDNTENGSGDSRSDAKGPEPEAIAVGAIEDKTYAFIGLERVGGIMVYDVSDPQAPAFVEYVTNRDFGFDIETRIDDGGEPAYLAGDLGPESIVFISASDSPSGEPMLAVGNEISGTTTLYTVKVTEEAVE; encoded by the coding sequence TTGTTAAAAGACCCGCTGTTTAAAGAGTCCCTGTTCAAAAAGACGGCGCTGACCAGCCTCATCCTGGCCGCGACCCTGGGCCTGACGGCCTGTAACGACGACGATGACGACGACAGCGCCGATCCCGAGACCCGGATCAGCATCGCGCTGGAACAGACCGGCCGCTACACCGACGACGGCAACGGCTTCGACGAAGGCTCCGCCGAGATCGTCGCCTACGACAAGGATTCCACCACGCTGTTCGTGATCAACGCGGAAGCCAACCGTGTGGACGTGCTCAACGTCCAGGATCCCACCAACCCCGAGAAAACCGGTGAGATCGACGCCCTCGACCAATGGGCCAGCGCGGGCGGCATCAACAGCATCGCCTACGCCAACGGCCTGATCGCCATCGCCGTCGAGAACGACACCGCCACCGACGTCGGCCGGGTGCAGATCTACAACGCCTCGGACCTGAACTTCCGCGGTCAGACCGATGTCGGCAGCCTGCCCGACATGGTCACCTTCAGCCACGACGGCACCCAGGTGTTGCTGGCCAACGAGGGCGAGCCCAGCGACGACTACAGCATCGACCCGGAAGGCTCGGTCAGCATCGTCGACGTGACCGACCCGGACAACCCGGTGGCCCAGACCGTTGGCTTCAGCGACTTCAATGCGGGCGGCAGCCGTGCTGCGGAACTGCCGGACGGTGTGCGCGTGTTCGGTAACTATGGTCGCACTCCGCTGACCCTCGCCGCCGACCCGGACCCCGATGCCGATCCCGCCACGCTGGAGGTCAACCAAGACATCTCCGGCGTCAGCGTCAACGACTGGCTCACCCTGGCCTCGGAAGAGGGCGACCCGCTGCCGTATCAGGTGGCCGCGGTGGACAGCGCCAACGGCATCCTGACCCTGACGACCGATTTCGACGGCGATTCCGAGATTGCCGACACGCTCGCCGAAGCGGGCGCCGCCGGCCTGGCCGTCTATCTCCACGACGGTGCATCATCCGTGGCCCAGGACCTGGAGCCGGAGTACATCGCCGTTTCCCCGGACGGCACCCAGGCCTGGGTCACCCTGCAGGAAAACAACGCCGTGGCGATCATCAACATCGACAGCGCCTCCGTTGAGACGATCGTGGCCCTGGGCACCAAGGACTTCAACGAGGACGGCAACGGCCTGGACCCGTCCGACAAGGACGACGGCGCGAACATCGCCAACTGGCCGGTGCGGGGGATGTACATGCCGGACACCATCGCGTCCATCGAGATCGGTGGCGAGGCCTATTACTTCACCGCCAACGAGGGCGACAGCCGCGAATACGACGGCTTCGTGGAGGAACTGCGCTTCGAGGACGCGCCGCGCGAGGGCGACCTGAGCGACACTGCGTTCGGCGACGAGACCCAACTGGGCCGTCTGGCCACCAGCCTGACTTCCGACACCGACGGCAACGGCGTGCTCGATACCCCGGAAATCTACGGCGCCCGCAGCTTCTCCATCTGGAACGCCGAAGGCGGCCTGGTGGCGGACAGCGGCAGCGACTTCGAGACCATCACCTTCGAGCAGTTGGGTGAGGACTTCAACAGCGACAACACCGAGAACGGCAGTGGCGACAGCCGCAGCGACGCCAAGGGGCCGGAGCCAGAGGCCATCGCCGTCGGTGCGATTGAAGACAAAACCTACGCCTTTATCGGCCTGGAGCGCGTGGGCGGCATCATGGTGTACGACGTCTCCGACCCGCAGGCGCCGGCGTTCGTGGAATACGTCACCAACCGCGACTTCGGCTTCGACATCGAAACCCGCATCGACGACGGCGGCGAACCGGCCTACCTGGCCGGTGACCTGGGTCCGGAAAGCATCGTCTTCATCAGCGCCAGCGACAGCCCCAGCGGCGAGCCGATGCTGGCGGTGGGCAACGAGATCAGCGGCACCACGACCTTGTACACCGTCAAGGTGACCGAAGAAGCCGTGGAATAG